One segment of Methanobrevibacter sp. DNA contains the following:
- a CDS encoding methyltransferase domain-containing protein: MMMPENGHRAHGFSSANFLDSNEILNELNLKGDEVFMDAGCGDGHIAIQVIEEKLTTNTVYAVDIYDASIEDMETYKKENNVENLINIEADIPEGISGVGDESIDVVLLVNVFHGFKASRQLDEAVCELSRIVKKDGKIAVMDYKPWDVPKGPPTKMRSSPEDLEELFKKQNLKKIYLNEEIGEDIPEGKSHFLIMFQKE, translated from the coding sequence ATGATGATGCCCGAAAATGGACATAGAGCTCATGGATTTTCAAGTGCAAATTTTTTGGACTCTAATGAAATTTTAAATGAATTAAACCTTAAAGGCGATGAAGTTTTCATGGATGCTGGTTGCGGTGACGGCCATATTGCAATTCAGGTAATTGAAGAAAAACTCACTACAAATACTGTTTATGCAGTGGATATCTATGATGCATCTATTGAAGATATGGAAACATATAAAAAGGAAAACAATGTAGAAAATCTAATTAATATCGAAGCAGACATTCCTGAAGGTATTTCTGGGGTTGGTGATGAATCAATCGATGTAGTTTTACTTGTTAATGTTTTCCATGGATTTAAAGCTTCCAGACAACTTGATGAGGCAGTCTGTGAACTTTCAAGAATTGTTAAAAAAGACGGTAAAATAGCTGTAATGGACTATAAACCATGGGACGTTCCGAAAGGACCTCCAACAAAAATGAGAAGTTCACCTGAAGATTTAGAGGAATTGTTCAAAAAACAAAATCTCAAAAAAATCTATTTGAATGAGGAAATTGGTGAGGACATTCCTGAAGGTAAATCTCACTTCTTAATCATGTTTCAAAAAGAATAA
- a CDS encoding 2-C-methyl-D-erythritol 4-phosphate cytidylyltransferase, giving the protein MIFAAILAGGIGSRMGGTDTPKQFLPLGNKPVIIHTIEKFVINSKIDKIIVLTPSNFINHTNHLIEEFIGKNDDIVVIEGGETRNDTLLNSINYIKDNFGIDDESIILTHDSVRPFVTHRIIEDNIEAAERYGACDTVIPATDTIVESINAKTIESIPVRDYYYQGQTPQSFNVKKLFNLINSLTEEESNILTDACKIFTLKDESVYLVEGEVTNIKITYPYDLKLANTILEDNHD; this is encoded by the coding sequence ATGATTTTTGCAGCTATTTTGGCAGGTGGAATCGGATCAAGAATGGGAGGCACTGACACTCCGAAGCAGTTCCTGCCTCTTGGAAATAAACCTGTTATTATTCACACTATCGAGAAGTTTGTAATTAACAGTAAAATAGATAAGATTATAGTTTTAACCCCTTCAAACTTTATAAATCACACTAATCATTTAATTGAAGAGTTCATTGGTAAAAATGATGACATTGTTGTTATTGAAGGCGGTGAAACAAGAAACGATACTTTATTAAACAGTATTAATTACATCAAAGATAATTTTGGCATAGATGATGAGTCAATAATACTAACTCATGATTCTGTAAGGCCTTTTGTAACTCACAGGATTATTGAAGACAATATTGAAGCTGCAGAAAGGTATGGTGCTTGCGATACAGTTATTCCAGCAACAGATACTATTGTTGAAAGTATCAATGCAAAGACAATAGAAAGCATCCCCGTTAGGGACTATTATTATCAGGGCCAAACACCTCAGAGCTTCAATGTAAAGAAACTTTTCAATTTAATCAATAGCTTGACTGAAGAGGAAAGCAATATCCTAACTGACGCCTGTAAGATATTTACTCTTAAGGACGAATCCGTATATCTTGTTGAGGGGGAAGTAACAAATATCAAAATTACATATCCATATGATTTGAAATTAGCAAATACAATACTTGAGGATAATCATGATTAA
- a CDS encoding GNAT family N-acetyltransferase, whose translation MSITYKNTHNFSKRELEELFLSVEWSSGEFPKKLVLAMRNINCVYSAWDGDELVGLISAMDDGVMNAYINYLLVKPEYQLKGIGKTLVEKVKQHYKDYQRIAVITMHEKSRFYEYCEFEKREDKVPLFLTELKD comes from the coding sequence ATGAGCATAACCTACAAGAACACTCACAACTTTTCAAAAAGAGAACTGGAAGAACTGTTTCTGTCAGTTGAGTGGTCTTCCGGAGAATTTCCTAAAAAGCTAGTACTTGCAATGAGAAATATCAATTGCGTTTACTCAGCCTGGGACGGTGACGAACTAGTTGGATTAATTTCAGCCATGGATGATGGTGTGATGAACGCCTACATCAATTATCTTCTTGTAAAACCGGAATATCAACTTAAAGGAATCGGAAAAACATTGGTTGAAAAAGTCAAACAGCACTACAAGGATTACCAGAGAATAGCTGTTATTACAATGCATGAAAAAAGCAGATTCTATGAATACTGTGAATTTGAAAAAAGAGAAGACAAAGTTCCGCTATTCCTAACAGAACTGAAAGATTGA
- the argB gene encoding acetylglutamate kinase: protein MNDIDVLVEALPFIKEFYCKKILIKYGGHAMIDDEAKSSTARDTVLLKYVGMEPIIVHGGGPEISRSMEKLGKESKFIKGLRVTDEETMEIIEMVLAGKISSEIVSELIKHDTDAISLSGKDSRLIYAHKKPVSKIDDEIVDLGLVGEVDEINTEMLEMFLEYDVTPVISPIGMDENGNGLNLNADTAAGEIAGALKAEKLIILTDVRGVLRDPSDPSTLIQKIRISEVPGLIEEGIISGGMIPKIETCVKAIESGVKSCHIIDGRVKHAMLYEIFTTDGIGTMIFK, encoded by the coding sequence ATGAATGATATTGATGTTTTGGTAGAGGCTTTACCATTTATAAAAGAATTTTACTGTAAAAAAATTTTAATTAAATATGGCGGCCATGCAATGATTGATGATGAAGCAAAATCATCAACCGCCCGTGACACAGTCTTGCTTAAGTATGTCGGAATGGAACCTATAATTGTGCATGGTGGAGGGCCTGAAATTTCAAGATCAATGGAAAAACTTGGAAAGGAATCCAAATTTATTAAAGGTTTAAGAGTAACTGATGAAGAAACCATGGAAATAATTGAAATGGTTCTTGCAGGAAAAATCTCATCAGAAATTGTTTCAGAACTCATAAAACATGATACAGATGCAATCAGTTTATCCGGTAAAGATTCAAGATTAATTTATGCTCATAAAAAACCAGTAAGTAAAATAGATGATGAAATAGTTGATTTAGGTCTTGTTGGTGAAGTTGACGAGATTAATACTGAAATGTTGGAAATGTTTTTGGAATACGACGTTACTCCTGTAATTTCTCCTATTGGTATGGATGAAAACGGAAATGGATTAAATCTGAATGCAGATACTGCAGCAGGTGAGATTGCAGGTGCATTGAAAGCGGAAAAATTAATCATTTTAACTGATGTTCGTGGTGTTTTAAGAGATCCTTCTGACCCGTCAACATTAATCCAAAAAATTAGAATTTCTGAAGTACCTGGTTTGATTGAAGAAGGAATTATTTCCGGCGGAATGATTCCTAAAATCGAGACATGTGTAAAAGCTATTGAAAGTGGTGTTAAATCATGCCATATCATCGATGGTAGGGTAAAACACGCAATGCTTTATGAAATCTTCACAACCGATGGTATCGGAACTATGATTTTTAAATAA
- a CDS encoding DUF998 domain-containing protein — protein MKSKVAGIVFLVGSLYYLLAEAISATFFNASIFNTYIFHTISELGIPNGNSPLFWLMNSAFILVGLTLIFGSFYNFKDYIIKNKIVFYIFSLITGLGVIIVGLIHGGNPLTSGYHTLGAVMAILGGNIMLVLVSRSMDEFGRFQKATLLLGIIGLVAFWAMFFNMGNAYMPVLERLSVYTLIIWSFLTGVYLLRN, from the coding sequence ATGAAGTCTAAAGTTGCAGGAATTGTCTTTTTAGTTGGAAGTCTTTACTATTTACTAGCTGAAGCTATTTCAGCAACTTTTTTCAATGCTTCTATTTTTAATACTTATATTTTTCACACTATTTCTGAGCTGGGAATTCCAAACGGAAACTCTCCGCTGTTCTGGTTAATGAATTCGGCTTTCATTTTAGTCGGGCTGACATTAATATTCGGCAGTTTTTATAATTTTAAAGATTATATAATTAAAAATAAGATTGTATTTTATATTTTTTCACTAATAACAGGTTTAGGTGTCATTATTGTGGGTTTGATTCATGGTGGAAATCCGTTAACATCCGGTTATCATACGTTGGGTGCAGTGATGGCGATATTGGGTGGAAATATAATGCTTGTTCTGGTTTCCAGGTCAATGGATGAGTTTGGAAGATTTCAAAAAGCAACATTGCTTCTGGGAATTATAGGTCTTGTTGCATTTTGGGCAATGTTTTTCAATATGGGAAATGCCTACATGCCTGTTCTTGAAAGACTTTCTGTTTATACCTTGATAATATGGAGTTTTTTAACAGGAGTTTATCTTTTAAGAAATTAA
- a CDS encoding methyltransferase domain-containing protein, translated as MEHKHHAKSSVNFLDSDEILEKLNLNGNEIFMDAGCGDGHIAIKALYDYLPNGLVYAVDNYDISIRELEDYKKENNLEKLITVQADLTKDIPQIDDDAIDMIFMLNVVHGFKASGNMDDVIEKLLRILKSDGKIAIVEFRPIDWTFGPPTEIKYAPEELEGIFNNHGFKKIYLNEELGQEGLEEKSHYLIIFEKE; from the coding sequence ATGGAACATAAACATCATGCAAAATCAAGTGTAAACTTTCTGGATTCAGATGAAATTCTAGAAAAACTGAATCTTAACGGAAATGAGATTTTTATGGATGCTGGTTGCGGTGATGGCCATATTGCAATTAAAGCCCTTTATGATTATCTTCCGAATGGACTGGTTTATGCTGTAGATAACTATGACATTTCAATCAGGGAACTGGAAGATTATAAAAAGGAAAATAATCTTGAAAAGCTAATAACTGTTCAGGCAGATCTCACAAAAGACATTCCTCAAATTGATGATGATGCAATCGACATGATTTTCATGCTCAATGTAGTTCACGGTTTTAAGGCATCAGGCAACATGGATGATGTTATTGAAAAATTACTGAGAATCCTTAAGAGTGATGGTAAGATTGCAATTGTTGAGTTCAGACCAATCGATTGGACATTCGGACCTCCGACAGAAATAAAATATGCTCCAGAAGAGCTGGAAGGAATATTCAACAATCATGGATTTAAAAAAATTTATTTGAATGAGGAATTGGGCCAGGAAGGTCTTGAGGAAAAATCTCACTATTTAATAATATTTGAAAAGGAGTAA
- a CDS encoding SAP domain-containing protein codes for MSEQILEIFNVLNFLNSGYELEDILNEGNFGTFPSAEDCIQYLVKEGYLEGDVEAIASASDDNGELTAEEVSKKYTVAELKDILRENGLKVSGKKQELIERVLPVLNGESESDEVTLSDFDKSYDLELTDKAREFLKENDWIDLYMFALVAFRFEDYETYVKGSSEDNIKTALNFCDEILSRALVANQFLVFIDALSAKAHVYAYDGDYSSFLDYDLQRYILGLNPIYMDAQTYATYDVINEANIINLKNVLEKLEMGSLKKRFDKIWNKSSIHSITVPKKTCYKILQRAIAGADIEELNFDLKEKYFNKKFGI; via the coding sequence GTGAGTGAACAAATATTAGAAATATTCAATGTTTTAAATTTTTTAAACAGTGGTTATGAGCTTGAAGATATTTTAAACGAAGGTAACTTTGGAACTTTTCCTTCAGCTGAGGATTGTATCCAATACCTGGTTAAAGAAGGATATCTTGAAGGTGATGTGGAAGCTATAGCTTCAGCTAGTGATGATAATGGGGAGTTAACTGCTGAAGAAGTCTCTAAAAAATACACTGTTGCTGAGTTAAAGGATATTTTAAGGGAAAATGGATTAAAAGTTTCAGGTAAAAAACAGGAACTTATTGAAAGAGTTTTACCTGTATTGAATGGTGAAAGTGAATCAGATGAGGTAACATTATCTGATTTTGATAAATCATATGATTTGGAATTAACAGACAAAGCCCGTGAGTTTTTAAAAGAAAATGATTGGATCGATTTATACATGTTTGCTCTTGTGGCTTTCAGATTTGAAGACTATGAAACCTATGTCAAAGGATCTTCTGAAGACAACATCAAAACAGCATTAAACTTCTGTGATGAAATCTTGTCAAGGGCATTGGTTGCAAATCAGTTTTTAGTATTCATTGACGCATTATCCGCAAAAGCTCATGTTTATGCATATGATGGAGATTACAGCTCATTTTTAGATTACGATTTACAACGCTACATTTTAGGATTAAACCCTATTTATATGGATGCACAGACTTATGCCACATATGATGTAATAAATGAAGCAAACATAATTAATTTAAAAAATGTGCTTGAAAAATTGGAAATGGGCAGTTTGAAGAAAAGATTTGATAAAATCTGGAACAAATCCAGTATTCACAGTATCACCGTGCCTAAAAAAACCTGTTATAAAATTTTACAAAGGGCTATTGCAGGCGCAGATATTGAAGAGCTCAATTTCGATTTAAAAGAGAAATACTTTAACAAAAAATTCGGAATCTAA
- a CDS encoding class I adenylate-forming enzyme family protein: protein MLNITTFLDANSKRLDKDVLYNPTTGNKYNSGEILSIVSEIGRNLKDLGISKGDRVLIYLNNSEEYLFSLFAIWRIGAIAIPTNRIMTAVELDYIVNDSKAKLMITDNEAKDLIDVETYIPNNISEFKDCEILPAENTDWDDLCQLQYTSGTTGQPKGAMLTHGNYFTAIHNECDVLTLKQDDVYLGIYPMAHVGLSWSISALRAAAYYILIEQFNIEEYLQLCEKEKVTVLTGMPPVIHSLTTMDARKHLKTVREIISGGGPLHKKIWKDFHQTYQIPIINAYGLSETIVIGTGTVIRPEDYWEADRFESVGHPVCFSEVKIVDEVDSSKILPQYEQGEIALRGPAVAKGYWGNEEKTKSSFLDDGWFLTGDIGYLDEDNRLFITDRKKDMIVMSGWKIYPTEVEEVLIKYPAVKEIAIFSINDCHRGEIPVAAVVWENEADDEGLISYARENLSRYKVPRKIFALEELPRVNGWKLLRRELRKMFKE from the coding sequence ATGCTGAATATTACTACTTTTTTAGATGCAAATTCAAAACGTTTGGACAAGGACGTGCTGTATAACCCAACTACAGGAAATAAATACAATTCAGGTGAAATCTTATCAATCGTTTCTGAAATCGGACGTAATTTAAAAGATTTGGGAATCTCAAAAGGAGACCGTGTTTTAATTTATTTGAATAACTCCGAAGAATACTTATTTTCACTTTTTGCAATCTGGAGAATAGGTGCAATAGCCATTCCGACAAACAGAATAATGACTGCAGTTGAACTTGACTACATAGTAAACGACTCAAAAGCAAAACTAATGATTACCGATAATGAGGCAAAAGATTTAATCGATGTTGAAACATACATTCCCAACAATATTTCTGAATTTAAAGACTGTGAGATATTGCCTGCTGAAAATACAGACTGGGATGATTTATGTCAACTGCAATATACTTCAGGAACTACCGGTCAGCCAAAAGGTGCAATGCTCACCCATGGAAATTACTTTACAGCAATACATAATGAATGCGATGTGTTAACATTAAAACAGGATGATGTTTATTTAGGAATCTATCCGATGGCACACGTTGGGCTTTCATGGTCCATTTCAGCACTTAGAGCTGCAGCCTATTATATTCTAATTGAACAATTCAATATTGAAGAATATCTCCAGTTATGCGAAAAAGAAAAAGTCACAGTTTTAACTGGAATGCCCCCAGTAATACATTCATTGACAACAATGGATGCCAGAAAACATCTGAAAACTGTCAGAGAAATCATTTCCGGAGGAGGACCTCTTCACAAAAAGATTTGGAAAGATTTCCACCAGACTTATCAGATCCCTATCATTAACGCTTACGGACTGTCTGAAACCATTGTTATAGGAACCGGAACAGTCATCAGACCTGAAGATTACTGGGAAGCTGACAGATTTGAAAGTGTAGGCCATCCAGTATGCTTTTCAGAAGTCAAAATTGTTGATGAAGTAGATTCTTCCAAGATTTTACCTCAATACGAACAGGGCGAAATTGCACTTAGAGGCCCTGCTGTTGCAAAAGGATACTGGGGAAATGAAGAAAAAACAAAATCCTCATTTTTAGATGACGGATGGTTTTTAACAGGAGATATTGGTTATCTTGATGAAGACAACCGTCTGTTTATTACCGACCGTAAAAAAGACATGATTGTAATGAGCGGTTGGAAAATCTATCCTACAGAAGTTGAAGAAGTCCTGATAAAATATCCTGCTGTAAAAGAAATAGCTATTTTCAGCATTAACGATTGCCACAGAGGAGAAATCCCTGTAGCTGCAGTCGTATGGGAAAACGAAGCAGATGATGAAGGACTGATCAGCTATGCACGTGAAAACCTATCAAGATATAAGGTTCCAAGAAAAATATTTGCACTGGAAGAACTTCCAAGAGTAAACGGATGGAAATTACTTAGAAGAGAACTTAGAAAAATGTTTAAGGAATAA
- a CDS encoding alcohol dehydrogenase catalytic domain-containing protein, with the protein MINVVYRLKSPKFFEESIDEIELDGVVVRPTYLSICQADQRYYQGSRPAEILDKKLPMALIHEGIGEVVFDGSKNLKSGDKVVMIPNTPVGEDVCKLNYSYNSKFRGSGFDGFTSDLIKLEQDRVVKIPDSFNPKVSAFIELISVAYQGISKFEEIATTPKKVLGVWGDGNLGFITTLLLKVKFPDSKIIIFGKHQENLNLFSFADEIYRIHDVPKDLVVDHGFECVGSSASQSAIDQIIDLINPQGIISLFGVSEYPIPINTRMILEKGLTLQGNSRSEREDFIGVVELLNENPHLFDYLEKLVTNTCEINSLNDLKEAFDKDYISKFGKTILKWNK; encoded by the coding sequence ATGATTAACGTTGTTTATAGATTGAAATCTCCTAAATTCTTTGAAGAGTCAATTGATGAAATAGAATTGGACGGGGTAGTTGTCAGACCAACTTATTTATCAATTTGTCAAGCGGATCAAAGATATTACCAGGGTTCAAGACCTGCTGAAATCTTGGATAAAAAACTGCCGATGGCTTTAATCCATGAAGGAATCGGTGAAGTAGTCTTTGATGGCAGCAAAAATCTCAAATCCGGTGATAAGGTAGTTATGATACCCAACACTCCAGTAGGGGAGGATGTCTGTAAATTGAATTACTCTTACAATTCCAAATTCAGAGGTAGCGGATTTGATGGTTTCACTTCTGATTTAATAAAACTTGAACAAGACAGGGTCGTTAAAATTCCAGACAGTTTCAATCCCAAGGTCAGTGCATTCATTGAACTGATCAGTGTGGCTTATCAGGGAATATCCAAGTTTGAAGAGATTGCCACAACTCCTAAAAAAGTACTGGGAGTTTGGGGTGATGGAAATTTAGGTTTTATTACTACATTACTTTTAAAAGTAAAGTTTCCGGATTCCAAAATCATAATTTTTGGTAAACACCAGGAAAATCTTAATCTGTTTTCATTTGCTGATGAAATATACAGGATTCATGATGTTCCAAAGGATCTGGTTGTGGACCATGGATTTGAATGCGTCGGGTCAAGCGCTTCACAATCAGCCATTGACCAAATTATAGATTTAATCAATCCTCAGGGAATTATAAGTCTATTTGGCGTTAGCGAATATCCTATTCCAATTAATACCCGTATGATTTTAGAAAAAGGATTAACACTCCAGGGCAATAGTCGATCTGAACGGGAAGATTTTATTGGTGTAGTGGAACTATTGAATGAAAATCCTCATCTTTTTGATTATCTGGAAAAATTAGTTACCAATACCTGTGAAATAAATTCTTTGAATGACTTAAAGGAAGCATTTGATAAAGATTATATTTCCAAATTCGGTAAAACTATTTTAAAATGGAATAAATAA
- a CDS encoding reductive dehalogenase domain-containing protein, whose translation MSEMNDLKDYLISLGASKVGFADVNGLANEFVDLPNGISLVLKLPLEAMEFLNEEDYESYWKCFHKQIDKLTEISLKGEEYIKKLGYDAFGLTMTRNECDMEKLLSILPYKTIATKSGMGWIGRSALLVTPEYGSAIALGGILTDMPLEFGTPITDSECDECTNCQDACPVNAINPQKWNDRLTRKDIIDIEACGEYIIEQYKAGLGCTKCMVECKITKEYLKKE comes from the coding sequence ATGTCTGAGATGAATGACCTTAAAGATTACTTGATAAGTTTAGGTGCAAGTAAGGTAGGTTTTGCTGATGTCAATGGTCTTGCAAATGAATTTGTTGATTTGCCCAACGGAATCAGCCTTGTTTTAAAACTTCCTCTTGAAGCCATGGAATTTCTTAATGAAGAGGATTATGAGTCCTACTGGAAATGCTTTCACAAGCAAATTGACAAATTAACAGAAATTTCACTGAAAGGCGAAGAGTATATTAAAAAACTGGGATATGATGCATTCGGATTGACAATGACACGTAACGAATGTGATATGGAAAAATTATTGAGTATATTGCCATACAAAACAATTGCCACCAAATCCGGAATGGGATGGATAGGAAGGTCAGCTCTTCTAGTTACTCCGGAATACGGCTCAGCAATAGCACTTGGAGGAATTTTGACCGACATGCCTCTTGAATTCGGAACACCAATTACCGATTCTGAATGCGATGAGTGTACAAATTGTCAGGATGCATGTCCCGTTAATGCGATAAATCCCCAAAAGTGGAATGACAGATTAACCAGAAAAGACATCATTGACATTGAAGCATGTGGAGAATACATTATTGAACAGTATAAGGCAGGTCTTGGCTGTACAAAATGTATGGTTGAATGTAAAATTACAAAAGAATATTTAAAAAAAGAATAG
- a CDS encoding low temperature requirement protein A, which yields MEITKKPVELIELFYDLIFVYAISQLTALINEPVGGIIPPFNFFAYLISCFVILQAWLYFTNYVNRYGQWRWYEYLIVCLNMIAVFFMTDTISIDWYSMHFPFIVSMLIILLTIVLLYAIQAYKEKSLKGAAGNSITILSIVCTIYVIAIFCSIFSYGDYVIWLNVLAVLAGAFLPFVIRGNFSKNIINFPHLVERFELLTIITFGEAIVGLTHFFDVTHIDFIPIWYF from the coding sequence ATGGAAATCACTAAAAAGCCGGTTGAATTAATAGAATTGTTTTATGATTTGATTTTTGTCTATGCGATATCCCAGTTAACCGCTCTAATTAATGAGCCGGTTGGAGGTATAATTCCTCCTTTTAACTTTTTCGCATATCTGATTTCATGTTTTGTAATCCTGCAGGCCTGGCTATATTTTACAAACTATGTGAATCGTTACGGGCAGTGGAGATGGTATGAGTATCTTATTGTATGTTTAAACATGATTGCAGTATTTTTCATGACAGATACCATTTCTATTGATTGGTACTCAATGCATTTTCCATTTATCGTTTCAATGCTTATTATTCTTTTAACCATTGTGCTTTTGTATGCAATTCAGGCTTACAAAGAAAAGTCTCTAAAGGGAGCAGCAGGCAATTCAATTACTATTTTGAGCATCGTTTGTACAATTTATGTTATAGCAATATTTTGTTCTATTTTCAGTTATGGGGATTATGTAATCTGGTTAAATGTTTTAGCGGTTCTGGCAGGTGCATTTCTGCCGTTTGTCATTAGAGGCAATTTCAGTAAGAACATTATTAATTTTCCTCATCTGGTGGAGAGATTTGAACTTCTGACAATCATCACTTTTGGTGAAGCAATTGTTGGGCTAACACATTTCTTTGACGTGACCCACATTGACTTTATACCTATTTGGTATTTTTAA